One region of Natronobacterium texcoconense genomic DNA includes:
- a CDS encoding copper resistance CopC/CopD family protein, which yields MASNPSVGRDDTSRRPSSVTAVAVGLLAVVLVLGLVATPVTAHAYLSETDPSNGEQVETVPDEITLHFSGDGVVNADVTVEGPNGEVVSADPDIDPDDTQIVRVPIEDDIDDEGMYTVDWEVLAEDGHTTSGSFFFAVGDEPLDRDAVLEAYEDGEGEADESVSPLEAGAKSSLLVGVVGLLGIPVAVAVVIGPRFARRESPRNGVAGRIDRLLTGAAVLAALGAFVLGLARSRALGPLSLETLTRFVETPLGQAWLVQVALGAGLVALTVATMRGRLSRRGSLVGVFVGALALAATVAWTSHSATAIDRFSGTVVDLVHLLGAGLWAGGLVVLAFVVAPAVRDAVPDDRPSLLADAIRRFSVLALLGVTAVVTTGFVLASWHVPTADGLTETFYGLILVSKLALIAAALVLGGITRFVLLDRLESARPTEAGDASRPTSTDGGREERHEDRHRRTVRWITRTVRLEVALLLVVVVLSGVLTSAPTAAVAGAGADADEPVEGTIEYEYDDALVELSVLPVVEETDDDSLVLQAAEPIVFEATFHADGDPIESEQPVRLLASDGDTEIEVELEETDDGSYATVQPLPDAGEWDLRLTGAPDGSYVSEWIDATVVSEAGHEHDPDDHEEHEHADHNHDPDDHEEHDHTVHEPDDASPFQTLLEFGAVATAIVGTIGVVVESLRLRDRE from the coding sequence ATGGCGTCGAACCCGTCGGTCGGTCGTGACGATACCTCCCGCCGCCCGTCGTCCGTCACGGCGGTAGCCGTCGGTCTCCTCGCCGTCGTGCTCGTGCTGGGACTCGTCGCGACGCCCGTCACCGCTCACGCTTACCTGAGCGAGACCGATCCCAGCAACGGCGAACAGGTCGAGACCGTTCCCGACGAGATCACGCTCCACTTCTCGGGCGACGGCGTCGTCAACGCCGACGTCACCGTCGAGGGGCCAAACGGCGAGGTCGTCTCGGCTGACCCCGATATCGATCCCGACGATACACAGATCGTCCGCGTGCCGATCGAGGACGACATCGACGACGAAGGCATGTACACCGTCGACTGGGAGGTGCTCGCCGAGGACGGCCACACTACCTCGGGGTCGTTCTTCTTCGCCGTCGGCGACGAACCACTCGATCGAGACGCCGTTCTCGAGGCCTACGAGGACGGCGAAGGTGAAGCAGACGAATCCGTCTCGCCGCTCGAAGCGGGAGCGAAGTCGTCGTTGCTGGTCGGCGTCGTCGGCCTGCTCGGGATTCCGGTGGCCGTCGCCGTGGTGATCGGACCGCGTTTCGCCCGACGGGAGTCCCCGCGGAACGGGGTCGCCGGACGGATCGACCGACTCCTCACTGGCGCTGCCGTGCTCGCCGCCCTCGGTGCGTTCGTGCTCGGACTCGCCCGGAGTCGAGCGCTCGGCCCGCTCTCGCTCGAGACGCTGACCCGGTTCGTGGAGACGCCGCTCGGACAGGCGTGGCTCGTTCAGGTCGCGCTCGGTGCGGGTCTCGTCGCGCTCACGGTTGCGACGATGCGCGGACGGCTCTCCCGTCGCGGTTCGCTCGTCGGAGTGTTCGTCGGGGCACTGGCACTCGCGGCGACGGTCGCCTGGACGAGCCACTCCGCGACCGCGATCGATCGGTTCTCGGGGACGGTCGTCGATCTCGTCCACCTTCTCGGGGCCGGCCTCTGGGCCGGTGGGCTGGTCGTTCTCGCGTTCGTCGTCGCGCCGGCGGTTCGAGACGCCGTTCCCGATGACCGTCCTTCACTCCTCGCGGACGCGATTCGCCGGTTCTCCGTGCTCGCCCTCCTCGGCGTTACGGCCGTCGTGACGACAGGATTCGTCCTCGCGTCCTGGCACGTCCCGACCGCAGACGGCCTCACGGAGACGTTCTACGGACTCATCCTGGTCTCGAAACTGGCCCTCATCGCCGCCGCGCTCGTACTCGGCGGAATCACCCGGTTCGTACTCCTGGATCGCCTCGAGTCCGCCCGCCCCACCGAAGCGGGCGACGCCTCGCGACCGACGAGCACCGACGGCGGGAGAGAAGAGAGACACGAGGACCGACACCGACGGACAGTCAGATGGATCACCCGAACCGTCCGACTCGAAGTCGCTCTCCTGCTCGTCGTCGTGGTGCTTTCCGGCGTACTCACCTCTGCACCGACGGCAGCGGTCGCGGGTGCGGGTGCGGACGCTGACGAACCGGTCGAGGGGACCATCGAGTACGAGTACGACGACGCTCTCGTCGAGCTATCGGTGCTCCCGGTCGTCGAGGAGACGGACGACGACTCGCTGGTCCTCCAGGCCGCCGAGCCGATCGTCTTCGAGGCCACGTTCCACGCAGACGGCGATCCGATCGAGTCCGAACAGCCCGTTCGGTTGCTGGCCAGCGACGGGGACACGGAGATCGAAGTCGAACTCGAGGAGACCGACGACGGAAGCTACGCGACGGTTCAGCCGTTGCCCGACGCCGGCGAGTGGGACCTCCGTCTCACGGGAGCACCCGACGGCTCCTACGTGAGCGAGTGGATCGACGCGACGGTAGTCTCCGAAGCTGGTCACGAACACGACCCAGATGACCACGAGGAGCACGAGCACGCGGACCACAACCACGACCCAGACGACCACGAAGAACACGATCACACGGTCCACGAACCCGACGACGCGTCGCCGTTCCAGACGCTTCTCGAGTTCGGCGCCGTCGCGACAGCGATCGTCGGAACGATCGGCGTCGTCGTCGAGTCACTCCGGCTGCGGGATCGAGAGTGA
- a CDS encoding winged helix-turn-helix transcriptional regulator has translation MNETRHQIRAHVRNNAGIHFNELVRESDFAPGQIQYHVRQLISQDDLVRGEFYGRTHYYPPEYDEWQRAALALFRRETAREIVVYLIEHESAAPGEVADALGVARSTLEYHLDRLVEREIVEKRYDHRNRVTLALASPERTGELLSEVEPTVPDRLLDRFTRLVDELLEGPP, from the coding sequence ATGAACGAGACCAGACACCAGATCAGAGCACACGTCCGCAACAACGCCGGTATCCACTTCAACGAACTCGTCAGGGAGTCCGACTTCGCGCCGGGCCAGATCCAGTACCACGTCCGGCAGTTGATCTCCCAGGACGACCTCGTTCGCGGAGAGTTCTATGGCCGCACCCACTACTATCCACCCGAGTACGACGAGTGGCAACGGGCCGCGCTCGCACTGTTTCGCCGCGAGACAGCCCGCGAAATCGTCGTCTACCTGATCGAACACGAATCCGCAGCCCCGGGAGAGGTTGCGGACGCCCTCGGGGTCGCCCGCAGCACGCTCGAGTACCACCTCGATCGACTCGTCGAACGCGAAATCGTCGAGAAACGGTACGACCACCGGAACCGGGTGACGCTCGCGCTCGCCAGCCCCGAACGGACCGGCGAACTGCTCTCGGAAGTCGAACCGACCGTCCCCGACCGGCTGCTCGACCGGTTCACGCGGCTGGTCGACGAACTGCTCGAGGGGCCGCCGTAG
- a CDS encoding DUF7471 family protein translates to MDHTNPLEVGWLDPELAPILLAVIVLAVLGTTILFLCGVVAYSRRRSTRYLLITIVLGLLVARSFVGLGTAFGLVPMTVHHLVEHGVDFTIAVLILYAVYRSGSGTDEPASESMVGSDD, encoded by the coding sequence ATGGATCACACGAACCCGCTCGAGGTCGGCTGGCTGGATCCGGAACTCGCACCGATCCTGCTCGCGGTGATCGTACTGGCAGTGCTCGGGACGACGATCCTCTTTCTGTGTGGCGTCGTCGCCTACTCGCGACGTCGATCGACCCGATATCTGCTGATTACGATCGTCCTCGGACTGCTCGTGGCGCGGTCGTTCGTCGGCCTCGGGACGGCGTTCGGACTCGTTCCCATGACCGTCCATCATCTCGTCGAACACGGCGTCGACTTCACGATCGCCGTGTTGATACTCTACGCTGTCTACCGGAGCGGATCGGGAACGGACGAGCCAGCAAGCGAGTCGATGGTCGGCTCCGACGACTAA
- the ribB gene encoding 3,4-dihydroxy-2-butanone-4-phosphate synthase, giving the protein MTGTNHRGARSNAREGDHGPTTPTDSIDRALESLRTGEPVLVHDAADREGETDLIYHADAVTPEAVSRLRNDAGGLICVALAHEIAEAFDLPFYTEEVDHPASGGHDLGYDERSSFSLTVNHRDTYTGITDNDRSLTIRSLGEAAATPEETTFSEQFRVPGHVHLLKAAPDLLAQREGHTELGIALADAADLSPAVVVCEMLDDETGEALSPVDARAYAERHDFAYLEGKDVLERLG; this is encoded by the coding sequence ATGACGGGAACGAACCACCGGGGAGCGCGTTCGAACGCACGCGAGGGCGACCACGGACCGACCACCCCGACGGATAGTATCGATCGAGCCCTCGAGTCGCTGCGGACGGGCGAACCGGTGCTCGTCCACGACGCGGCCGACCGCGAAGGCGAGACGGATCTCATCTATCACGCCGACGCCGTCACGCCGGAGGCCGTCAGCCGACTGCGAAACGACGCTGGTGGCCTGATCTGCGTCGCGCTGGCCCACGAAATCGCGGAGGCGTTCGACCTTCCGTTCTACACCGAGGAGGTCGACCACCCCGCGTCCGGCGGCCACGACCTCGGCTACGACGAACGCTCGTCGTTCTCGCTGACGGTCAACCACCGCGACACCTACACAGGGATCACCGACAACGATCGATCGCTGACGATCAGGTCGCTCGGGGAGGCCGCAGCAACCCCCGAAGAGACGACGTTCAGCGAGCAGTTTCGCGTCCCCGGCCACGTCCACCTGCTGAAGGCCGCACCCGACCTGCTCGCCCAGCGGGAAGGACACACCGAACTCGGAATCGCGCTCGCCGACGCCGCTGACCTCTCGCCCGCGGTCGTCGTCTGTGAGATGTTAGACGACGAGACCGGCGAGGCACTCTCGCCCGTCGACGCCAGAGCCTACGCCGAGCGCCACGACTTCGCGTATCTCGAGGGGAAAGACGTCCTCGAGCGACTGGGGTAG
- a CDS encoding DUF120 domain-containing protein, which produces MSLSTESAVGPDELAVLKLLALEGGLEGDVKISCSHLADRLDASNQTASRRLQRLEGAELLERDTVSDGQWVAITDDGERALHAEYEDYRRIFKTDSEVELEGTVTSGMGEGRHYISLPGYKRQFEDRLGYEPFPGTLNLDLREDSVRRRSAIGSLEPVPIDGWEDDERTYGPAVCYPATIETSDGETYENAHTIAPERTHHDDDQLEIIAPEKLREELGLEDGDFVTVAVGDRQ; this is translated from the coding sequence ATGTCACTATCAACGGAGTCCGCCGTCGGCCCCGACGAACTCGCGGTGCTGAAACTGCTGGCACTCGAGGGCGGGCTCGAGGGCGACGTCAAGATCTCCTGTTCTCACCTCGCGGATCGCCTCGACGCCTCGAACCAGACCGCCTCGCGCCGCCTCCAGCGTCTCGAGGGGGCGGAACTGCTCGAGCGCGACACCGTCAGCGACGGCCAGTGGGTCGCGATCACCGACGACGGCGAACGCGCCCTTCACGCCGAGTACGAGGACTACCGACGGATCTTCAAGACCGATTCGGAGGTCGAACTCGAGGGAACCGTCACGAGCGGCATGGGTGAAGGTCGCCACTACATCTCCCTGCCGGGCTACAAACGCCAGTTCGAGGACCGACTCGGCTACGAGCCGTTCCCCGGCACGCTGAATCTCGACCTGCGCGAGGATAGCGTTCGGCGACGCAGCGCCATCGGCTCGCTCGAGCCGGTTCCCATCGACGGCTGGGAGGACGACGAACGCACCTACGGCCCCGCGGTCTGTTACCCTGCGACGATCGAGACCAGCGACGGCGAAACCTACGAGAACGCCCACACCATCGCGCCCGAACGCACCCACCACGACGACGATCAACTCGAGATCATCGCCCCCGAGAAACTCCGCGAGGAACTGGGTCTCGAAGACGGGGACTTCGTCACCGTCGCCGTGGGTGATCGCCAATGA
- the twy1 gene encoding 4-demethylwyosine synthase TYW1 has protein sequence MSDSADSGVDPGTDVGEDGDDGGPAQVSSPDYHSENHTAAQTCGWTANALRGEGKCYKNIWYGIESHRCIQMTPIVKCNERCVFCWRDHRGHAYELGDVEWDDPEAVVDASIKLQKKLLSGFGGNEEVPREVFEEAMEPRHVAISLDGEPTLYPYLPELLEAFHDRDITTFLVSNGTNPDVLRECEPTQLYVSVDAPERHTFDQVVKAVEDDAWDRLLETMDVLAEKDETRTVLRTTLVKGENMHHPDWYAGFYGQADPDFVELKAYMHVGHSRGRLDRTSMPDHEEVAEFAREVAKYMPEFTEVKEVPASRVALLSKTSDTWVPKLKKDSEFWQRDPVTGD, from the coding sequence ATGAGCGACTCCGCCGATTCCGGCGTCGATCCGGGGACCGACGTCGGGGAGGACGGCGACGACGGGGGTCCGGCACAGGTCTCGAGTCCGGACTACCACAGCGAGAACCACACGGCGGCCCAGACCTGCGGCTGGACGGCAAACGCCTTGCGCGGCGAGGGAAAATGCTACAAGAACATCTGGTACGGCATCGAGTCCCATCGCTGTATCCAGATGACGCCCATCGTCAAGTGTAACGAACGCTGTGTGTTCTGCTGGCGCGACCACCGCGGTCACGCCTACGAACTGGGCGACGTCGAGTGGGACGACCCCGAGGCGGTCGTCGACGCCTCGATCAAACTGCAGAAGAAACTGCTCTCGGGCTTCGGCGGCAACGAGGAGGTTCCCCGCGAGGTCTTCGAGGAGGCGATGGAACCCCGACACGTCGCGATTTCGCTGGACGGCGAACCGACGCTGTACCCCTACCTGCCGGAACTGCTCGAGGCCTTCCACGACCGCGATATCACGACGTTCCTCGTCTCGAACGGGACCAACCCCGACGTCCTCCGGGAGTGTGAGCCGACGCAACTGTACGTCAGCGTCGACGCCCCCGAGCGCCACACCTTCGACCAGGTCGTCAAGGCCGTCGAGGACGACGCCTGGGACCGACTGCTCGAGACGATGGACGTCCTCGCCGAGAAAGACGAGACGCGTACGGTCCTGCGGACGACGCTCGTCAAGGGGGAGAACATGCACCACCCCGACTGGTACGCCGGCTTCTACGGGCAGGCCGATCCGGACTTCGTCGAACTCAAGGCGTACATGCACGTCGGTCACTCGCGAGGCCGACTCGATCGCACCTCGATGCCCGACCACGAAGAGGTCGCGGAGTTCGCCCGCGAGGTCGCGAAGTACATGCCCGAGTTCACCGAAGTCAAAGAGGTGCCGGCCTCGCGGGTTGCCCTACTCTCGAAGACGAGCGACACCTGGGTCCCCAAACTGAAGAAAGACAGCGAGTTCTGGCAGCGAGATCCAGTTACCGGGGACTGA
- a CDS encoding type II toxin-antitoxin system VapC family toxin, with protein MSDPSGPYLLDVGVIALAHTETPVRDAALSYVRDAIAGEIEAIVPYPALFGAHTVLTTYYGHSNTEASRLLQNFMDAKRIHWYDRMPEDIVRGGLSCSSDANINRWDGYYAQVAIDEGVNTVLTIDEDFERFDEFDTEIILSPAEFSELNRFLEN; from the coding sequence ATGAGTGACCCGAGCGGACCGTATCTTCTCGACGTTGGAGTGATTGCTCTCGCACACACGGAGACACCGGTCCGCGATGCTGCTCTCTCGTACGTCCGAGATGCCATTGCCGGTGAGATAGAGGCCATTGTTCCATATCCCGCGCTATTCGGTGCACATACTGTCCTGACGACGTACTACGGACATTCGAACACGGAGGCATCCCGGCTGCTACAAAATTTCATGGACGCAAAGCGCATCCACTGGTACGACAGGATGCCTGAGGACATCGTTCGAGGTGGGCTTTCGTGCTCGAGTGACGCAAATATTAACAGGTGGGACGGGTATTACGCTCAGGTAGCGATCGACGAAGGCGTGAATACTGTGCTGACGATCGACGAGGACTTCGAACGATTCGACGAGTTCGATACCGAGATCATTCTCTCACCTGCCGAGTTTAGCGAACTGAACCGGTTTCTCGAAAACTGA
- a CDS encoding AbrB/MazE/SpoVT family DNA-binding domain-containing protein — translation MVKVDSKGRIVLPQEVRERLGITPGTEVEIHEEGGKAVVEPEDDPERIIERMEQLVVETDSEREKTTPLDREVDPVAQKHRSAIRSGANRDSDE, via the coding sequence ATGGTGAAAGTGGATTCGAAAGGGCGGATCGTCCTCCCACAGGAGGTTCGGGAGCGTCTCGGGATCACACCTGGAACGGAAGTAGAGATCCACGAAGAGGGCGGAAAGGCCGTCGTTGAGCCTGAAGACGATCCCGAGCGGATTATCGAACGTATGGAACAACTGGTTGTGGAAACGGATTCAGAACGGGAGAAGACTACCCCACTTGACAGGGAGGTCGACCCAGTTGCCCAGAAGCATCGATCCGCTATTCGAAGCGGGGCAAACAGAGACAGCGATGAGTGA
- a CDS encoding HAD-IIB family hydrolase — protein MTADPPLVLDIDGTLTRPEGWGIDPRIFDPLREWDASVVVATGKAFPYPVALCHFAGIPELVVAENGGVVYTGDDVFFTADREAAQAVVEEYRAAGYDLGWGEEDTVNRWRETEIAVNLESPVDPLREIAREYGLEVIDTGYAYHVKDADPNKGDGVERIADHVGFDLEAAVAVGDSINDVSTFEVVGRSFAVANADEPARAAADELLEEAHADGTLAVLERVHGT, from the coding sequence ATGACTGCCGATCCGCCGCTCGTGCTCGACATCGACGGTACCCTCACCCGCCCGGAAGGGTGGGGCATCGACCCACGTATCTTCGATCCGCTGCGTGAGTGGGATGCTTCCGTCGTCGTCGCGACCGGGAAGGCCTTCCCGTATCCCGTCGCGCTCTGTCACTTCGCCGGCATCCCGGAACTCGTCGTCGCCGAGAACGGCGGCGTCGTCTACACCGGCGACGACGTCTTCTTCACTGCCGACCGCGAGGCCGCCCAGGCCGTCGTCGAGGAGTACCGCGCCGCGGGCTACGACCTCGGCTGGGGCGAGGAAGACACCGTCAATCGCTGGCGCGAGACCGAAATCGCCGTCAACCTCGAGTCGCCCGTCGACCCGCTGCGGGAAATCGCCAGGGAGTACGGCCTCGAGGTGATCGACACCGGCTACGCCTACCACGTCAAGGACGCCGATCCGAACAAGGGCGACGGGGTCGAACGGATCGCCGACCACGTCGGCTTCGACCTCGAGGCGGCCGTCGCTGTCGGCGACTCGATCAACGACGTCTCCACCTTCGAGGTCGTCGGTCGGAGCTTCGCGGTCGCAAACGCCGACGAACCGGCACGAGCGGCGGCGGACGAACTACTCGAGGAGGCCCACGCCGACGGGACGCTGGCGGTACTCGAGCGGGTTCACGGGACGTGA
- the glpK gene encoding glycerol kinase GlpK yields the protein MTARTYVGAIDQGTTGTRFIVFDHEGQVVANAYETHEQIYPEPGWVEHDPVEIWENTKTVVTEALGQAGISPDQLAAIGVTNQRETTVLWDADSGKPVYNAIVWQDRRTTDRIEELEDEGKADWIREKTGLEPDAYFSATKAEWLLEEGDPIKMERARPADVRDRAESGDVLFGTIDSWLIYNLTGNHVTEVTNASRTMLYDIHDCEWDDELLEEFSIPREMLPEVRPSSDDATYGSTDPDGFLEAEVPVAGALGDQQAALFGQTCFDAGDAKNTYGTGSFVLMNTGEEAVESDHGLLTTIGFQRSGEPVQYALEGSIFVTGAAIEWLEDVDLIADPAETAELARSVDSTDGVYVVPAFTGLGAPHWDQRARGTIVGMTRGTRKEHIVRATLESIAYQTRDVTEAMEADSGIEMTSLKVDGGAVKNNYLCQLQSDIIGSEIVRPIVDETTALGSAYAAGLAVGYWDDVDSLRNNWQVDREFEPDQDDDVDAKYGRWQDAVERSRDWANDGGGE from the coding sequence ATGACAGCACGCACGTACGTCGGCGCAATCGACCAGGGAACGACCGGAACTCGATTCATCGTCTTCGACCACGAGGGCCAGGTCGTTGCGAACGCCTACGAGACCCACGAACAGATCTATCCGGAACCCGGCTGGGTCGAACACGACCCCGTAGAGATCTGGGAGAACACGAAGACGGTCGTCACGGAGGCGCTCGGGCAGGCCGGAATCTCGCCGGACCAGCTCGCGGCCATCGGGGTCACCAACCAGCGCGAGACGACGGTCCTGTGGGACGCCGACTCCGGCAAACCGGTTTACAACGCCATCGTCTGGCAGGATCGACGAACCACCGACCGGATCGAAGAACTCGAGGACGAGGGCAAAGCCGACTGGATCCGCGAGAAGACGGGCCTCGAGCCCGACGCCTACTTCTCGGCAACGAAAGCCGAGTGGCTCCTAGAGGAAGGCGACCCCATCAAGATGGAACGGGCCCGTCCAGCGGACGTCCGGGATCGGGCCGAGTCGGGCGACGTGCTGTTCGGGACGATCGATAGCTGGCTGATCTACAACCTCACGGGTAACCACGTCACCGAAGTCACCAACGCCTCGCGGACGATGCTGTACGACATCCACGACTGCGAGTGGGACGACGAACTGCTCGAGGAATTCTCGATCCCACGCGAGATGCTCCCGGAGGTGCGGCCCTCGAGCGACGACGCGACCTACGGGTCGACCGATCCCGATGGCTTCCTCGAGGCCGAAGTTCCGGTCGCGGGCGCACTCGGCGACCAGCAGGCGGCGCTGTTCGGCCAGACCTGTTTCGACGCTGGCGACGCGAAGAACACCTACGGGACGGGGTCGTTCGTCCTGATGAACACCGGCGAGGAAGCCGTCGAGAGCGACCACGGCCTGCTGACGACGATCGGCTTCCAGCGATCGGGCGAGCCAGTCCAGTACGCCCTCGAGGGATCGATCTTCGTCACCGGCGCGGCGATCGAGTGGCTCGAGGACGTCGACCTGATCGCCGACCCCGCCGAAACCGCGGAACTGGCCCGCAGCGTCGACTCGACCGACGGCGTCTACGTCGTCCCCGCCTTTACCGGCCTTGGAGCGCCCCACTGGGATCAACGCGCGCGTGGCACCATCGTCGGCATGACCCGCGGCACCCGCAAAGAACACATCGTGCGGGCGACCCTCGAGTCGATCGCCTACCAGACCCGTGACGTCACGGAGGCGATGGAGGCCGATTCGGGCATCGAGATGACGAGCCTGAAAGTCGACGGTGGTGCGGTCAAGAACAACTATCTCTGTCAGCTTCAGTCGGACATCATCGGCTCGGAAATCGTTCGGCCGATCGTCGACGAGACGACGGCGCTGGGGTCTGCGTACGCGGCCGGGCTCGCGGTCGGCTACTGGGACGACGTCGACAGCCTGCGGAACAACTGGCAGGTCGACCGCGAGTTCGAACCCGACCAGGACGACGACGTCGACGCGAAGTACGGCCGCTGGCAGGACGCGGTCGAGCGATCGCGTGACTGGGCGAACGACGGTGGTGGCGAATGA
- the glpA gene encoding anaerobic glycerol-3-phosphate dehydrogenase subunit GlpA, producing the protein MARDTDVLVLGGGSTGCGIARDLAIRGLEVTLVERGNLTDGTTGRMHGLLHSGGRYAVSDRASARECIEENRVLREIAGHCVEETGGLFVKRPDDSDAYFQEKLEGCRDCGIPATVLSGREAREVEPYLADDIERAIEVPDGAVDPFRLCVANAVDAERHGARIETHAEVIDLLREGDDVYGVEVRHESGPGKRTHATPGTTEEITAEYVVNATGAWAGQIGALADLEIEVRPSKGVMTIMNVRQVDTVINHCRPKGDADIVVPHETTAILGTTDEEVTDPDDYPEAQWEVDEMIDQLSKLVPILEDARTIRSFWGVRPLYEPPGRGTQDPTDITRDFFLLDHADRDGVSGISSIVGGKFTTYRAMAEEIADHVCDKLGVDARCVTAEKPLPGSENGGVLEDAMADFGLRSPIARRSKQRLGSRAKEVLETDEPNPVICACEGVTRAEIQDAIEGSGSDLNAVRIRTRASMGNCQGGFCSQEMAHELHPEYDEETVRAALDELYQERWKGQRHALWGEQLSQAMLTHALHATTMNRDRDPADGREEIEYAAFDAGQKRGQAPSQEGP; encoded by the coding sequence ATGGCACGGGACACGGACGTCCTCGTTCTCGGCGGCGGATCGACTGGTTGTGGCATCGCTCGCGACCTGGCGATACGCGGCCTCGAGGTCACTCTCGTCGAACGAGGGAATTTGACCGACGGGACGACCGGCCGGATGCACGGCCTCCTCCACAGCGGCGGCCGGTACGCCGTCTCCGACCGGGCGAGCGCACGGGAGTGTATCGAGGAGAACAGAGTCCTGCGGGAGATAGCCGGCCACTGCGTCGAGGAGACGGGCGGCCTGTTCGTCAAACGGCCGGACGACTCGGACGCCTACTTTCAGGAGAAACTCGAGGGCTGTCGCGACTGTGGGATTCCAGCGACGGTGCTCTCAGGTCGGGAGGCCCGCGAGGTCGAGCCCTATCTCGCGGACGATATCGAACGTGCGATCGAGGTGCCCGACGGCGCGGTCGACCCGTTCCGTCTCTGCGTCGCAAACGCCGTCGACGCCGAACGCCACGGTGCCCGAATCGAGACCCACGCCGAGGTGATCGATCTCTTGCGGGAGGGCGACGACGTCTACGGCGTCGAAGTTCGCCACGAGTCGGGCCCCGGAAAGCGAACGCACGCGACGCCGGGGACGACCGAGGAGATCACCGCCGAGTACGTCGTCAACGCGACCGGCGCGTGGGCCGGACAGATCGGGGCGCTGGCCGACCTCGAGATCGAGGTCCGACCCTCGAAGGGCGTCATGACGATCATGAACGTCCGGCAGGTCGACACCGTGATCAACCACTGTCGGCCGAAAGGCGACGCCGACATCGTCGTTCCCCACGAGACGACCGCGATTCTGGGAACGACCGACGAGGAAGTCACGGACCCCGACGACTACCCCGAGGCACAGTGGGAGGTCGACGAGATGATCGACCAGTTATCGAAACTCGTCCCTATCCTCGAGGACGCACGCACGATCCGCTCGTTCTGGGGCGTGCGGCCGCTGTACGAACCGCCGGGGCGAGGGACACAGGATCCGACCGACATCACGCGGGACTTCTTCCTGCTGGACCACGCCGACCGCGACGGTGTCTCGGGCATCTCGAGCATCGTCGGCGGCAAGTTCACCACCTATCGGGCGATGGCCGAGGAGATCGCCGATCACGTCTGTGACAAACTCGGCGTCGACGCCCGATGTGTGACCGCCGAGAAGCCGCTTCCAGGAAGCGAGAACGGTGGGGTGCTCGAGGACGCGATGGCCGACTTCGGCCTGCGGTCGCCGATCGCCCGCCGGAGCAAACAGCGGCTGGGATCGCGCGCGAAGGAAGTGCTCGAGACCGACGAGCCGAATCCGGTGATCTGTGCCTGCGAGGGCGTCACGCGCGCGGAGATACAGGATGCGATCGAGGGGTCCGGATCGGATCTGAACGCCGTCCGCATCCGGACGCGGGCGTCGATGGGCAACTGCCAGGGTGGATTTTGCTCCCAGGAGATGGCCCACGAACTCCATCCCGAGTACGACGAGGAGACCGTCCGTGCGGCCCTGGACGAACTCTACCAGGAACGCTGGAAGGGCCAGCGCCACGCGCTCTGGGGCGAACAGCTCTCGCAGGCGATGCTGACCCACGCCCTGCACGCGACGACGATGAACCGCGACCGGGATCCCGCGGACGGCCGCGAGGAGATCGAGTACGCGGCGTTCGACGCGGGCCAGAAACGGGGACAGGCTCCTAGCCAGGAGGGACCCTGA